In a genomic window of Neisseria flavescens:
- a CDS encoding beta-ketoacyl-ACP synthase III: protein MTSNNTLKDVYLNRVSAFLPNAPVGNDEMEAVLGMAGDVPSRVRRMILRSNGILSRHYAIDPESRRKTHTNAELAAEAVNCLFAQGVPAEAIGSLACATSYPDQTMPGHGVMVHGLLDMPPCEVFSMAGVCAAGMAAMKHAYNAVRTGEHAHAVSVASENASAVMRGEVFQSETDHKKLENASPEIGFEKDFLRWMLSDGAGAVYLSDRPNSDGLSLKIHWIDLLSYANEMPPCMYAGAEFRDGVFEGWKHADADYGRRHSLMAVKQDVKLLNENIVRYTVEKPLSQIAAKHGIRAEEIDWFLPHYSSGFFRDRLSDGLKNIGFDIPQEKWFTNLHSMGNTGSASIYIILEEFMRTFPIEHGQKILCYVPESGRFSTCFMLLEAVKAV from the coding sequence ATGACATCGAATAACACACTCAAAGACGTTTATCTCAACCGCGTTTCTGCCTTTTTGCCCAATGCCCCCGTCGGCAATGACGAAATGGAGGCCGTCCTCGGCATGGCAGGTGATGTACCGTCACGCGTGCGCCGTATGATTTTGCGTTCCAACGGCATTTTGTCGCGCCATTACGCCATCGATCCCGAAAGCCGCCGCAAGACACACACCAATGCCGAATTGGCTGCCGAAGCGGTCAACTGCCTGTTTGCCCAAGGCGTTCCAGCAGAAGCCATCGGCAGCCTGGCCTGCGCCACTTCCTATCCCGACCAAACCATGCCGGGACACGGTGTGATGGTGCATGGTTTACTGGATATGCCGCCTTGCGAAGTGTTCAGCATGGCAGGCGTATGCGCGGCAGGTATGGCGGCGATGAAACACGCTTACAACGCCGTGCGCACCGGCGAACACGCACATGCGGTTTCCGTTGCTTCCGAAAACGCCTCGGCGGTCATGCGCGGTGAAGTGTTCCAAAGTGAAACCGACCATAAAAAACTGGAAAACGCGTCCCCCGAAATTGGGTTTGAAAAAGACTTTTTGCGCTGGATGCTGTCTGACGGTGCAGGCGCGGTGTATCTGTCCGACCGCCCCAATTCAGACGGCCTCAGCCTGAAAATCCATTGGATAGACCTGCTTTCCTACGCCAACGAAATGCCGCCCTGCATGTATGCCGGCGCAGAATTCCGCGACGGCGTATTTGAAGGCTGGAAACACGCCGATGCCGATTACGGCCGCCGCCACAGCCTGATGGCGGTCAAACAAGACGTCAAACTGTTGAACGAAAACATCGTCCGCTATACAGTGGAAAAACCCCTCTCCCAAATCGCCGCCAAACACGGCATCCGCGCCGAAGAAATTGATTGGTTCCTGCCCCACTACTCTTCCGGCTTTTTCCGCGACCGCCTTTCAGACGGCCTGAAAAATATCGGCTTCGACATTCCGCAGGAAAAATGGTTTACCAATCTGCACAGCATGGGCAACACGGGTTCGGCCTCGATTTACATCATCCTTGAAGAATTTATGCGCACTTTCCCCATCGAACACGGCCAAAAAATCCTGTGTTACGTTCCGGAAAGCGGACGCTTTTCAACATGTTTCATGCTTTTGGAAGCAGTAAAGGCCGTCTGA
- a CDS encoding glutathione S-transferase family protein — MITLHSLDQSRALRIVWLLEILGTPYRLQTYRRHPDTLLAPDELKAIHPLGKSPLLDDDGFILAESGAITDYLIQTYGNGRLMPERGSREYWQYQRWLHYAEGSLMPLLLLGLVFRRIESAPMPFFVKPIARKISGSVKSSFIHPQAALHLSHIDSELENRKWLVGNSLSGADIMMSYPLQAAADRFDFTDYPNIRAYLQRIEAHEAYRRAVEKAGSPLLKLDK; from the coding sequence ATGATTACCCTGCATTCGCTTGACCAATCCCGCGCCCTGCGCATTGTTTGGCTGCTTGAAATCCTCGGTACGCCTTACCGCCTGCAAACCTACCGCCGCCATCCCGACACTTTGCTCGCCCCTGACGAACTCAAAGCCATCCACCCCTTAGGCAAATCGCCTTTATTGGATGATGACGGCTTTATCTTGGCAGAAAGCGGCGCGATTACCGACTATCTGATTCAAACCTACGGCAACGGCCGTCTGATGCCCGAACGCGGCAGCCGTGAATACTGGCAATATCAACGCTGGCTGCATTACGCCGAAGGTTCTCTGATGCCGTTATTGCTGCTCGGACTGGTGTTCCGCCGGATTGAAAGCGCACCCATGCCGTTTTTCGTCAAACCGATTGCCCGCAAAATCAGCGGCAGCGTCAAAAGCAGCTTTATCCATCCGCAAGCCGCGCTGCATCTTTCCCACATCGACAGCGAGTTGGAAAACCGCAAATGGTTGGTCGGCAACAGCCTCAGTGGTGCTGACATCATGATGAGCTATCCGCTGCAAGCCGCGGCCGACCGCTTCGACTTTACCGACTACCCCAATATCCGCGCTTATTTGCAGCGCATCGAGGCGCATGAAGCCTACCGCCGTGCCGTTGAAAAAGCAGGTTCGCCTTTATTGAAACTCGACAAATAA
- the tsaB gene encoding tRNA (adenosine(37)-N6)-threonylcarbamoyltransferase complex dimerization subunit type 1 TsaB, whose protein sequence is MPTDNCPTLAIDTSTSFLSIALEHQGEIRLFHENVGTKQSEQILPQIERLFKEAGITAADLGCIVYAQGPGAFTGLRIGAAVAQGLATPFDTPMIGIPCLDAAASLLPPSSCVLAATDARMGEVFYAWFDTQNHVRLSDYMVGKAAAITAPEGKTPSGGIGNAFAIADKPPFDGQADMPTAADYLKLARSGRYVATDAAHAELLYVRNKIALTAQEQAQQKAKP, encoded by the coding sequence ATGCCAACCGACAACTGCCCGACTCTTGCCATCGACACCAGCACATCCTTTCTGTCCATCGCATTGGAACATCAAGGCGAAATCCGCCTGTTTCACGAAAACGTCGGCACCAAGCAATCCGAACAAATCCTGCCGCAAATCGAACGCCTCTTTAAAGAAGCGGGCATCACGGCTGCCGATTTGGGCTGCATCGTTTATGCACAAGGTCCCGGCGCATTTACCGGCCTGCGTATCGGCGCGGCGGTTGCACAAGGTTTGGCCACGCCGTTTGACACGCCCATGATCGGTATTCCCTGCCTCGATGCCGCCGCTTCGCTGCTGCCACCGTCCAGCTGCGTACTGGCGGCCACCGATGCGCGTATGGGCGAAGTGTTCTACGCATGGTTTGATACGCAAAACCACGTCCGCTTGAGCGATTACATGGTTGGCAAAGCCGCCGCCATTACCGCGCCTGAAGGCAAAACGCCTAGCGGCGGTATCGGCAATGCCTTTGCCATCGCCGACAAACCGCCTTTTGACGGCCAAGCCGATATGCCGACCGCCGCCGACTATCTTAAACTTGCCCGCAGTGGCCGCTATGTTGCTACTGACGCGGCGCACGCCGAGCTGCTCTACGTCCGCAACAAAATTGCCCTGACCGCACAAGAGCAAGCCCAACAAAAGGCCAAACCGTGA
- the rimI gene encoding ribosomal protein S18-alanine N-acetyltransferase yields MNLRPAVLADCPTLAAIDAQGNPSSWTAQQFESAVQHHPDSVWLSQTDHQITGFIVWQTVFDESELHLIAVVPEYRRQGIASALLQHWQNAVQQQGVTRLLLEVRASNETAQQLYRKHGFQTCGRRKNYYALPDGGSEDAVLMEKSC; encoded by the coding sequence GTGAACCTGCGCCCAGCCGTACTTGCCGACTGCCCCACCCTTGCCGCCATCGACGCACAAGGCAATCCTTCGTCGTGGACGGCGCAGCAGTTTGAATCGGCCGTTCAACACCATCCTGACAGCGTTTGGCTCAGCCAGACCGACCACCAAATTACCGGTTTTATCGTGTGGCAAACCGTATTTGACGAATCCGAGCTACACCTGATTGCCGTCGTGCCCGAATACCGCCGCCAAGGCATTGCGTCCGCTCTGTTGCAACACTGGCAAAACGCAGTGCAACAGCAAGGCGTAACCCGATTGCTGCTCGAAGTCCGCGCAAGCAATGAAACCGCGCAACAACTCTACCGCAAACACGGCTTCCAAACCTGCGGCCGCCGCAAAAACTACTACGCCCTGCCCGACGGTGGCAGCGAAGATGCCGTATTGATGGAGAAATCATGTTAA
- a CDS encoding uracil-DNA glycosylase family protein — protein sequence MLSSRYLHLHEALGLGPMWLNQNAKIIHAAPQAAAAPVCPKTIAADTAQAVRTLSAGVHQARTAAIAAAQTAKPAVRVPEAAPKAIAETPAKTEKAAHSDNLPRLDVTIRPSEIMVVSICPSTEDSLHGTLFSGDVGTLLDNILASIGLKPEQAHKTAWVKTAPVFTALPDAEHIRSELAEMQNELTASQARAVLFLGKIFDSPDMIGLMNELCAERPHFVIPHPARLLMQPQLKAQAWQILKPLKQLLAKAV from the coding sequence ATGTTAAGCAGTCGCTACCTGCACCTGCACGAAGCCTTGGGCTTGGGCCCGATGTGGCTGAACCAAAACGCCAAAATCATCCATGCCGCGCCTCAAGCCGCAGCCGCACCCGTCTGCCCCAAAACCATTGCTGCCGATACCGCGCAAGCCGTGCGCACTTTATCCGCAGGCGTCCATCAGGCACGCACTGCCGCCATTGCCGCTGCGCAAACGGCCAAACCTGCTGTCCGCGTTCCCGAAGCGGCACCCAAAGCCATTGCCGAAACGCCGGCAAAAACAGAAAAAGCTGCGCATTCAGACAATCTGCCCCGTCTTGACGTAACCATCAGGCCGTCTGAAATCATGGTGGTCAGCATTTGCCCATCTACCGAAGACAGCCTGCACGGTACGCTGTTTAGCGGCGACGTCGGCACGCTTCTCGACAACATCCTCGCCTCTATCGGCCTCAAACCCGAGCAGGCGCATAAAACCGCATGGGTCAAAACCGCGCCCGTGTTCACCGCCCTGCCCGATGCCGAACACATCCGCTCCGAGCTTGCCGAAATGCAAAACGAGCTGACCGCTTCGCAAGCGCGCGCAGTATTGTTCCTCGGCAAAATCTTCGACAGCCCCGACATGATCGGACTGATGAACGAATTGTGCGCAGAGCGGCCGCATTTCGTCATTCCCCACCCCGCCCGCCTGCTGATGCAGCCTCAACTCAAAGCGCAGGCATGGCAAATCTTAAAGCCATTGAAACAGCTTTTGGCCAAGGCCGTCTGA
- a CDS encoding thiazole synthase has translation MFTLYGETFPSRLLLGTAAYPTPEILKQSVQIAQPAMITVSLRRAGSGGEAHGQGFWSLLEEMGIPVLPNTAGCQSVQEAVTTAQMAREVFDTDWIKLELIGDDDTLQPDVFQLVEAAEILIKDGFKVLPYCTEDLIACRRLLDAGCQALMPWAAPIGTGLGAVHAYALKVLRERLPDTPLIIDAGLGLPSQAAQVMEWGFDGVLLNTAVSRSGDPVNMARAFALAVESGRLAYEAEPVEAREKARASTPTVGQPFWHSAEY, from the coding sequence ATGTTTACCCTATATGGAGAAACTTTCCCTTCACGGCTGCTGCTCGGTACGGCTGCTTATCCGACACCGGAAATACTCAAGCAGTCTGTCCAAATCGCGCAACCGGCGATGATTACCGTTTCGTTGCGTCGTGCCGGCAGCGGCGGCGAAGCGCACGGGCAGGGTTTTTGGTCGTTGTTGGAAGAAATGGGCATACCTGTGTTGCCCAATACCGCAGGCTGTCAAAGCGTTCAGGAAGCCGTGACCACTGCGCAAATGGCGCGTGAAGTGTTTGATACCGATTGGATCAAGCTCGAACTTATCGGCGATGATGACACGTTGCAGCCGGATGTGTTCCAACTGGTCGAAGCGGCGGAAATCCTGATTAAAGATGGCTTCAAAGTGCTGCCTTATTGCACTGAAGACCTGATTGCCTGCCGCCGACTGCTTGACGCAGGCTGTCAGGCGTTGATGCCGTGGGCGGCGCCGATTGGCACGGGTCTGGGCGCGGTTCATGCTTATGCGCTGAAAGTCCTGCGAGAACGCCTGCCCGACACGCCGCTGATTATCGACGCAGGCTTGGGTTTGCCCTCGCAGGCGGCGCAAGTGATGGAATGGGGCTTTGACGGCGTGTTGCTGAATACCGCCGTTTCCCGTAGCGGCGATCCGGTCAATATGGCACGCGCTTTTGCGCTTGCAGTCGAGTCGGGCCGTCTGGCTTATGAGGCGGAACCTGTCGAAGCACGCGAAAAAGCGCGCGCCAGTACGCCGACGGTGGGTCAGCCTTTCTGGCATTCGGCGGAATATTGA
- the thiS gene encoding sulfur carrier protein ThiS produces MNIILNGESAELNGTTVADLIAQTAPQKPFAVAVNTHFVAKGAYAETVLNESDKVDIVRPVVGG; encoded by the coding sequence ATGAACATCATCTTAAACGGCGAATCCGCCGAACTTAACGGCACAACCGTTGCCGACCTTATCGCCCAAACCGCGCCGCAAAAACCGTTTGCCGTTGCCGTCAATACCCATTTTGTCGCCAAAGGCGCGTATGCGGAAACGGTTTTGAACGAAAGCGATAAAGTGGACATCGTGCGCCCCGTAGTCGGCGGCTAA
- the thiE gene encoding thiamine phosphate synthase, giving the protein MTFPPLKSPLKFYAVVPTADWVERMVKAGADTVQLRCKTLHGDELKREIERCVTACQNSATQLFINDHWREAIAAGAYGVHLGQEDMDTADLAAIEAAGLRLGLSTHSVAELDRALSVHPSYVASGAIFPTTTKQMPTAPQGLDKLREYVRQAHGTPVVAIGGIDLNNAQAVLATGVSSLAVVRAVTEAENPEAVVKAFQALWNE; this is encoded by the coding sequence ATGACCTTCCCGCCACTCAAATCCCCTCTGAAATTTTACGCCGTTGTTCCCACTGCCGACTGGGTCGAGCGCATGGTCAAAGCAGGTGCCGACACGGTGCAACTGCGCTGCAAAACCCTGCACGGCGACGAGTTGAAACGCGAAATCGAACGTTGCGTCACCGCCTGTCAAAACAGTGCAACCCAGCTTTTCATCAACGACCACTGGCGCGAAGCAATTGCCGCTGGCGCATACGGCGTGCATCTCGGGCAGGAAGACATGGACACTGCCGACCTAGCCGCGATTGAAGCTGCCGGTTTGCGTTTGGGTTTGAGTACGCACTCCGTCGCCGAACTCGACCGCGCTTTGTCCGTACATCCCAGCTATGTGGCCAGCGGCGCGATTTTCCCGACCACAACCAAGCAAATGCCCACTGCCCCGCAAGGTTTGGACAAACTGCGCGAATACGTCAGACAGGCACACGGCACACCTGTCGTCGCCATCGGCGGCATCGATTTGAACAATGCCCAAGCCGTCCTTGCCACCGGCGTTTCCTCACTCGCCGTCGTCCGCGCCGTGACTGAAGCGGAAAATCCCGAAGCGGTGGTGAAAGCGTTTCAGGCTTTGTGGAATGAATAA
- the mgtE gene encoding magnesium transporter → MSIEQTPPNRDNTPDNDVVEDRISDDRISDDIDRIHALCEILEPSFEQIEAGVPIEDESLRDKFTELTVLLAELHPADVAAVLESLPPRERNIVWLLVAPEDDGEVLLEVSDSVREMLIESMDKDELLAAVDDLDADELAELADDLPHQVVYEALQTRDEEEREQVKAAMSYEDNQVGAIMDFELVSIRADVTCEVVLRYLRRFDSLPDHTDKIFVVDENDVLQGVLPIRKLLVADPEDMVADVMATEVVRFRPEDDVEEAAQAFERYDLVTAPVVDENKKLIGRITIDEMVDVIREESEADMLNMAGLQEEEDLFAPVWDSVKNRWMWLAINLCTAFIASRVIGAFEGSIEKIVALAALMPIVAGIGGNSGNQTITMIVRAMAMGQMTGTQAGRLLKKEVGVALVNGIIWGTVMGVISWLLYGNIGIGLVMVAAMTLNLLLAATVGVLIPVMMDKAGRDPALGSSVLITAVTDSGGFLIFLGLATIFLL, encoded by the coding sequence ATGAGCATCGAACAAACCCCTCCGAATCGCGACAATACCCCCGACAATGATGTGGTAGAAGACCGCATTTCTGACGATCGTATCTCTGATGATATCGACCGCATCCATGCTTTATGCGAAATCCTCGAGCCGTCCTTTGAACAAATCGAAGCAGGCGTGCCGATTGAAGACGAAAGCCTGCGCGACAAGTTCACCGAGCTGACCGTCCTCTTGGCCGAGTTGCACCCTGCCGACGTGGCCGCCGTCTTGGAATCCCTGCCGCCGCGCGAGCGTAACATCGTTTGGCTGTTGGTCGCCCCTGAAGACGATGGCGAAGTCTTGCTGGAAGTATCCGACTCCGTGCGCGAAATGCTGATCGAGTCCATGGACAAAGACGAGCTGTTGGCCGCCGTCGATGATTTGGACGCTGACGAATTGGCAGAGTTGGCAGACGACTTGCCGCACCAAGTGGTGTATGAAGCGCTGCAAACGCGTGATGAAGAAGAGCGCGAGCAGGTCAAAGCGGCGATGTCTTACGAAGACAACCAAGTCGGCGCGATTATGGACTTTGAATTGGTCAGCATCCGCGCCGATGTGACGTGTGAGGTCGTGTTGCGCTACTTGCGCCGTTTCGACAGCTTGCCCGACCATACCGATAAGATTTTTGTGGTCGATGAAAACGACGTGTTGCAAGGCGTGCTGCCCATCCGCAAACTCTTGGTCGCCGATCCTGAAGATATGGTGGCGGACGTGATGGCCACCGAAGTCGTGCGCTTCCGTCCGGAAGACGACGTGGAAGAAGCGGCGCAGGCGTTTGAACGTTATGACTTGGTAACCGCGCCGGTTGTCGATGAAAACAAAAAGCTGATCGGCAGGATCACCATTGACGAAATGGTGGACGTGATCCGTGAAGAATCGGAAGCAGACATGTTGAACATGGCGGGTTTGCAGGAAGAGGAAGACTTGTTCGCGCCCGTCTGGGATTCGGTGAAAAACCGCTGGATGTGGCTCGCCATCAACCTGTGTACCGCCTTTATTGCCAGCCGCGTAATTGGCGCATTTGAAGGCAGTATCGAAAAAATCGTCGCACTGGCCGCGCTGATGCCCATCGTCGCCGGTATCGGTGGCAACTCCGGCAACCAAACCATCACCATGATCGTCCGCGCCATGGCAATGGGGCAAATGACAGGCACACAGGCAGGCCGCCTGCTGAAAAAAGAAGTCGGCGTCGCCCTCGTCAACGGCATTATTTGGGGCACGGTCATGGGCGTGATTTCATGGCTGCTCTATGGCAACATCGGCATTGGTTTGGTCATGGTGGCCGCGATGACCTTGAACCTTTTGCTTGCCGCGACCGTCGGCGTCCTTATCCCCGTCATGATGGACAAAGCCGGACGCGATCCGGCATTGGGCAGCTCGGTGCTGATTACCGCGGTCACCGACTCCGGCGGCTTCCTGATTTTCTTGGGATTGGCAACCATATTCCTGTTGTAA